A portion of the Drosophila innubila isolate TH190305 chromosome 3L unlocalized genomic scaffold, UK_Dinn_1.0 0_D_3L, whole genome shotgun sequence genome contains these proteins:
- the LOC117787521 gene encoding uncharacterized protein LOC117787521, producing MENTPIKPFDYLAMDKSILRTEWEKWLRSFQIYVEAEEITSKYRQRNKLLHLGGTQLQEVAYSLPGAIVKYDKELDNDVFTVLVEKLTEHFLRKRSTAFERQLFRSMTPSKGESFAQFLVRLRQQAKNCYFGSTKSEIQEICLIDKIVDSWASTKLKRKLLEKKVSLTEVIDACLEDEDDNKHSNFLSTKANENTCNREWGRCGRLDHTETNIVCPALDTKCNRCSGLDHYAEKCRAGRSFGFGRKRRRLNDQNSSYILTPNTSHSFSPPWTSEY from the coding sequence ATGGAAAATACACCAATCAAGCCGTTTGATTATTTAGCCATGGATAAATCCATCTTGCGCACTGAATGGGAGAAATGGCTTCGGtcatttcaaatatatgtaGAAGCAGAAGAAATAACATCAAAGTACCGCCAAAGGAATAAATTGCTACATTTGGGGGGAACGCAATTACAGGAAGTGGCTTACTCATTGCCTGGTGCTATAGTAAAGTACGATAAGGAGCTGGATAACGATGTCTTCACCGTTTTGGTTGAAAAGCTTACCGAACACTTTTTGCGGAAACGTAGTACTGCTTTTGAGCGACAATTGTTTCGATCTATGACTCCCTCGAAGGGAGAGTCTTTTGCTCAATTTTTGGTACGTCTACGCCAGCAAGCTAAGAATTGCTATTTTGGTTCAACCAAATCGGAGATACAGGAAATATGTCTAATCGACAAAATTGTGGATTCTTGGGCCTCGACAAAATTAAAACGGAAGCTGCTGGAGAAAAAAGTTTCCCTTACCGAAGTAATCGACGCATGCTTGGAGGATGAAGATGATAATAAACATTCTAATTTCTTAAGCACTAAAGCAAATGAGAATACGTGCAATAGAGAGTGGGGACGGTGCGGCCGTTTGGATCATACAGAGACAAATATTGTTTGTCCCGCTCTCGATACAAAATGCAATAGATGTTCTGGATTGGATCATTATGCCGAAAAATGTAGAGCTGGGCGATCGTTCGGTTTTGGCAGAAAACGGCGTCGGTTGAATGATCAAAACTCATCATACATACTGACACCAAACACATCACACTCATTTTCACCACCATGGACCTCTGAATATTAG